One stretch of Chryseobacterium indologenes DNA includes these proteins:
- the hppD gene encoding 4-hydroxyphenylpyruvate dioxygenase: MSTLTFAEKIAQAENFLPINGTDYIEFYVGNAKQAAHYYKTAFGFQSVAYAGPETGVRDRASYVLQQGKIRLVLTTGLKSDSPINEHVKKHGDGVKILALWVDDAYAAFEETTKRGGKPYLEPVTLTDEHGEVRMSGIYTYGETVHMFIERKNYNGAFMPGYEKWESDYKPEEAGLLYVDHCVGNVDWNRMIPTVEWYEKVMGFVNILSFDDKQINTEYSALMSKVMSNGNGYAKFPINEPAEGKKKSQVEEYLDFYEGEGVQHIAVATKDIIHTVTELKKRGVEFLSAPPEAYYDMVPQRVGHIDEDLKKLQQLGILIDHDEEGYLLQIFTKPVEDRPTLFFEIIERHGAQSFGAGNFKALFEALEREQERRGNL, translated from the coding sequence ATGTCAACACTTACATTTGCCGAGAAAATTGCTCAAGCAGAGAATTTCTTACCGATTAACGGTACAGACTATATTGAGTTTTATGTAGGAAATGCAAAACAGGCTGCCCATTATTACAAAACCGCTTTTGGTTTTCAGTCTGTAGCGTATGCCGGTCCTGAAACAGGAGTAAGAGACCGCGCATCTTATGTGCTTCAACAGGGAAAAATCAGATTGGTTCTTACAACAGGGCTTAAATCTGACTCTCCTATCAACGAGCATGTAAAAAAACATGGTGACGGAGTAAAAATTTTGGCACTTTGGGTAGATGACGCGTATGCAGCTTTCGAAGAAACAACTAAAAGAGGAGGTAAGCCTTATTTAGAGCCTGTAACTTTAACTGATGAGCATGGTGAAGTAAGAATGTCCGGTATCTATACATACGGAGAGACTGTTCACATGTTTATAGAAAGAAAAAACTACAATGGAGCTTTCATGCCTGGATATGAAAAATGGGAAAGTGACTACAAACCTGAAGAAGCTGGCTTACTGTATGTAGACCATTGCGTAGGAAATGTAGACTGGAACAGAATGATCCCTACTGTGGAATGGTATGAAAAAGTAATGGGATTTGTAAACATCCTTTCTTTTGATGACAAGCAGATCAACACAGAATATTCGGCATTGATGTCTAAAGTAATGTCCAATGGAAACGGATATGCAAAATTCCCTATCAATGAACCTGCTGAAGGTAAAAAGAAATCTCAGGTAGAAGAATACCTTGATTTCTACGAGGGAGAAGGAGTACAACACATTGCTGTAGCTACAAAAGACATTATTCATACCGTAACCGAGCTTAAAAAGCGTGGTGTAGAGTTCCTTTCTGCTCCACCAGAGGCCTATTACGATATGGTTCCTCAAAGAGTGGGTCATATTGATGAAGATCTTAAGAAACTTCAGCAGTTAGGTATACTTATTGATCATGATGAAGAAGGATATCTGTTACAGATTTTTACTAAGCCTGTAGAAGACCGTCCTACTCTATTCTTCGAAATCATTGAAAGACACGGTGCACAGAGTTTTGGGGCCGGAAATTTCAAAGCATTATTCGAAGCATTAGAAAGAGAACAGGAAAGAAGAGGAAATCTTTAA
- a CDS encoding alpha/beta hydrolase family protein: MNLISEKNIYLENKETRGFLADAFYSDTQEKRPLVIFVHGYKGYKDWGAWDLMSEKFAKAGFFFVKFNFSHNGTTVGDPHHFGDLEAFGNNNYTKELSDLGIVIDHFIQDSHVDSEKIILMGHSRGGGISIIKTFEDERINGLITLASVDTLDRFPQGDFLENWKKDGVYYALNGRTKQEMPHYYQFYEDYEQNIHRFDVERATEMAKAYMLIIHGTQDEAVEVKHAEHLHILNPNSELFLIENGNHTFGAKEPWTDSVLPEGLNTVTEKCIDFLVKNLK; this comes from the coding sequence ATGAATCTGATTAGTGAAAAGAATATTTATCTAGAAAATAAAGAAACAAGAGGGTTTCTTGCTGATGCTTTTTATAGTGATACCCAGGAAAAACGGCCTTTGGTCATTTTTGTTCACGGGTATAAAGGCTACAAAGATTGGGGAGCATGGGATTTAATGAGCGAGAAGTTTGCGAAAGCAGGTTTTTTCTTTGTAAAATTTAATTTTTCTCACAACGGAACCACAGTAGGTGATCCTCATCATTTTGGTGATCTGGAAGCCTTTGGGAATAATAATTATACCAAAGAATTGTCTGACTTAGGGATTGTTATTGATCATTTTATTCAGGATTCGCATGTAGATTCTGAAAAGATTATTCTGATGGGACACAGTAGAGGAGGAGGGATTTCCATTATTAAAACTTTTGAGGATGAAAGAATCAATGGATTGATTACTCTGGCCAGTGTGGATACCTTAGATCGTTTTCCACAAGGGGACTTTCTTGAAAACTGGAAAAAAGATGGTGTTTATTATGCTTTGAATGGACGTACTAAACAGGAAATGCCTCATTACTATCAATTTTATGAAGATTATGAACAGAATATACACCGTTTTGATGTAGAACGAGCTACGGAAATGGCTAAAGCTTATATGTTGATTATCCATGGAACTCAGGATGAAGCAGTAGAAGTAAAGCATGCAGAGCATCTTCACATTTTAAATCCGAATTCAGAGCTTTTTCTTATTGAGAATGGAAATCATACCTTTGGAGCAAAAGAACCCTGGACAGACTCTGTTTTACCAGAAGGCCTGAACACGGTAACAGAAAAATGCATTGATTTTTTAGTTAAAAATTTAAAATAA
- a CDS encoding acetyl-CoA hydrolase/transferase family protein, producing the protein MNNYISAEEAIYTVKSGNRVFFHGSACTPNYLIDELARQAHRLDHVEMVSITQQGNIEIAKPEYKDKFFVNSLFVSTPVRDAVNSDRGDFVPVFLSEIPILFRKNILPLDVALVTVSPPDKHGFCTLGTSVDIARAAVDTAKTIVALVNPKMPRTHGDGMIHISRIHKLVWHEEELHTVDYSSKVGPEEMMVGKNVAELIEDRSTLQMGIGTIPDAVLQCLHNHKDLGIHTEMLSDGVIDLIQNDVINNKYKGYNDNKTITSFCFGTRKLYDYVDDNTVFAFRDVSEVNFPINIMKNKKLVAINSAIEIDLTGQVCADSIGTLQYSGIGGQMDFMRGAALSENGKPIIAITARTKKGISRIVPFLKQGAGVVTTRGHIHYVVTEYGTAYLYGKNLRQRAQELISIAHPDDREMLERAAFERFKH; encoded by the coding sequence ATGAATAATTACATCAGCGCAGAAGAAGCGATATATACAGTTAAAAGCGGTAATCGTGTATTTTTCCACGGTAGTGCATGTACTCCCAATTATCTGATTGATGAACTGGCAAGACAGGCTCACAGATTAGACCATGTAGAAATGGTTTCTATTACCCAGCAGGGAAATATAGAAATTGCAAAACCTGAGTATAAAGACAAATTCTTTGTCAATTCTTTATTCGTATCTACGCCGGTTCGTGACGCTGTAAATTCAGACAGAGGTGACTTTGTCCCTGTTTTTCTAAGTGAAATCCCTATTTTATTCAGGAAGAACATCCTTCCGTTGGATGTGGCTTTGGTAACAGTTTCTCCACCGGACAAGCATGGCTTCTGTACATTAGGAACTTCAGTAGATATTGCAAGAGCTGCTGTAGATACTGCGAAAACGATTGTTGCACTGGTTAATCCAAAAATGCCAAGAACTCATGGAGACGGGATGATTCACATCAGCAGAATCCATAAATTGGTTTGGCATGAAGAAGAACTCCACACTGTAGATTACAGTTCAAAAGTTGGCCCTGAAGAAATGATGGTAGGGAAAAATGTAGCGGAACTTATTGAAGACCGCTCTACCCTACAAATGGGTATAGGAACTATTCCTGATGCCGTTTTACAATGTTTGCATAACCATAAGGACCTTGGCATCCACACTGAAATGCTGAGTGATGGAGTGATAGACCTTATTCAGAATGACGTAATTAATAACAAATACAAGGGCTACAACGACAATAAAACCATTACCAGCTTCTGTTTTGGAACCCGAAAGCTTTATGATTATGTAGATGATAACACCGTTTTTGCTTTCAGAGATGTAAGTGAAGTCAACTTCCCAATCAATATCATGAAGAACAAAAAACTGGTAGCCATCAATTCTGCCATCGAAATTGACCTTACCGGACAGGTTTGCGCCGATTCTATAGGAACTTTGCAATATAGTGGAATCGGTGGGCAAATGGACTTTATGCGTGGGGCTGCCTTAAGTGAAAACGGAAAGCCTATTATTGCCATCACTGCAAGAACAAAAAAAGGAATTTCAAGGATTGTCCCATTCCTCAAACAAGGAGCAGGTGTAGTTACCACAAGAGGTCATATCCATTATGTGGTTACAGAATACGGTACCGCTTATCTATATGGAAAAAACCTTCGCCAGAGAGCACAGGAGCTGATTAGCATTGCCCATCCTGATGACAGAGAAATGCTTGAAAGAGCTGCTTTTGAGAGGTTTAAACACTGA
- the fahA gene encoding fumarylacetoacetase → MKSFVDYSSNSDFSIHNIPFGVAVFNKEYIGCCTRIGDQVIDLATLYDLGYFEDIEGLDDNVFEAYTINEFIELGKPVTNAVRTRIQALLQEGSALSKDQKTIEEAFYDLDKVKMMMPVHIPNYTDFYSSIEHATNVGKMFRDPANALLPNWKHLPVGYHGRASSIVISGTEINRPKGQTKPADADKPVFGPCKQLDFELEMAFIVNKNTEMGESISTKDAEDAIFGMVVFNDWSARDIQSWEYVPLGPFLAKNFGSSISPWVVTLEALEPFRTASPTQDPEVLDYLKFEGDKNYDINLEVYIQPENGDPNLICESNYKHMYWNMTQQLAHHTVNGCNVEVGDLYASGTISGSDPKSFGSMLELTWRGQNPISLNNGEERKFIEDNDTVTMKAWAEKDGVRVGFGEVSGKIIPTL, encoded by the coding sequence ATGAAATCATTTGTAGACTATTCCTCAAATTCGGATTTTTCTATACATAATATTCCTTTCGGAGTCGCAGTATTCAACAAAGAATATATCGGATGCTGTACACGAATCGGAGATCAAGTCATTGATCTTGCCACCCTTTATGATCTTGGCTATTTTGAAGACATTGAAGGATTGGATGACAATGTTTTCGAAGCCTACACCATCAACGAATTTATCGAGCTGGGTAAACCAGTTACTAACGCAGTTCGAACCAGAATTCAGGCATTATTGCAGGAAGGTTCAGCATTATCAAAAGATCAAAAAACAATTGAAGAGGCTTTCTATGACCTTGATAAGGTAAAGATGATGATGCCGGTTCACATTCCAAATTACACAGACTTCTACAGCAGCATTGAACATGCTACCAACGTAGGAAAAATGTTCCGTGATCCTGCAAATGCTTTACTTCCTAACTGGAAACATTTACCGGTAGGTTACCACGGAAGAGCTTCCTCTATTGTTATTTCCGGAACTGAAATTAACCGTCCAAAAGGTCAGACGAAGCCTGCTGATGCAGACAAACCCGTTTTCGGACCTTGTAAGCAATTGGATTTCGAATTGGAAATGGCTTTCATCGTTAACAAAAACACAGAAATGGGAGAAAGTATTTCTACCAAAGATGCTGAAGATGCAATCTTCGGAATGGTGGTATTCAACGACTGGTCTGCAAGAGACATTCAATCATGGGAATATGTTCCGCTAGGACCATTCCTTGCGAAAAACTTCGGTTCATCTATTTCTCCATGGGTTGTTACTCTTGAAGCTTTAGAACCATTCAGAACTGCTTCTCCTACACAAGATCCTGAAGTCTTGGATTACTTAAAATTTGAAGGTGATAAAAACTATGATATTAATCTTGAAGTGTATATTCAACCTGAAAACGGAGACCCAAACCTGATCTGCGAAAGCAACTACAAGCACATGTACTGGAACATGACACAACAACTAGCACATCATACGGTAAATGGGTGTAATGTAGAAGTAGGTGATCTGTATGCAAGTGGAACCATTTCAGGAAGTGATCCAAAATCTTTCGGTTCAATGCTTGAGTTAACATGGAGAGGGCAAAATCCTATCTCGTTAAACAACGGTGAAGAAAGAAAATTCATTGAAGATAATGATACTGTAACCATGAAGGCCTGGGCTGAAAAAGATGGTGTAAGAGTAGGTTTCGGTGAAGTTTCCGGTAAAATTATCCCAACACTTTAA
- a CDS encoding GxxExxY protein — translation MMTQKLINDLSYKIIGACIEVHKLAGPGLYEEVYHQCLEKEFDLIGLKYRSELEIPFLYKGTHIDCKVKCDFLIEELIVLELKSVTEIHQIHKAQTINYMNLLKVPRSILVNFNVTNLYHEGCESFASKIFKELPKE, via the coding sequence ATGATGACTCAAAAGTTAATTAATGATCTATCTTACAAAATTATCGGAGCTTGTATAGAAGTACATAAGCTTGCAGGTCCTGGATTGTATGAAGAAGTTTATCATCAATGTTTAGAAAAAGAATTTGATCTTATAGGTTTAAAATATCGAAGTGAACTTGAAATACCATTCTTATATAAAGGAACTCATATAGACTGTAAAGTAAAATGTGACTTTTTGATTGAAGAATTAATTGTTTTAGAATTAAAATCAGTTACTGAAATTCATCAGATTCATAAAGCACAGACGATAAATTATATGAACCTTCTAAAAGTACCTCGTTCAATCTTAGTTAATTTCAATGTCACAAACCTTTATCATGAAGGCTGCGAATCTTTTGCCTCTAAAATATTTAAGGAGCTTCCCAAAGAATGA
- a CDS encoding DUF3037 domain-containing protein, with the protein MQEDKIYEYAVIRLVPKVEREEFFNIGLVMFSKKEKFIRVEFYLCPDKFKLMHSKLDYDDIIQNLESFQKIASGDKDGGPIALLDIPERFRWLTAVRSAVVQTSRPHPGKSKDLNITFGKLFEELVK; encoded by the coding sequence ATGCAAGAGGATAAAATATATGAATACGCGGTAATACGCTTAGTGCCAAAAGTTGAGAGAGAAGAATTTTTCAATATCGGACTGGTCATGTTTTCCAAAAAGGAGAAATTTATCCGGGTGGAATTTTATTTATGTCCAGATAAATTCAAGCTGATGCACAGCAAACTGGATTATGATGATATCATTCAAAATCTGGAAAGTTTTCAGAAAATAGCCAGCGGAGATAAGGATGGCGGACCTATTGCTCTTCTTGATATTCCTGAACGATTCCGCTGGCTGACTGCCGTAAGAAGTGCTGTTGTACAAACTTCAAGACCTCATCCGGGAAAATCTAAGGATCTGAATATTACTTTTGGTAAACTTTTTGAAGAGTTAGTAAAGTAA
- a CDS encoding succinate CoA transferase translates to MLERIRLESLHEKVTTAENAVKMIKDGMTIGSSGFTKAGDSKAILPALAERGKTEDLKVTLMTGASLGHGTDGKLAEANVLKKRMPFQVDPILRNKINKGEILFIDQHLSESAELLHTKNLQSIDVAVIEAAYIERDGSIVPTTSVGNSVTFAALAKKVIIEINTEVPEEVYGIHDIYQAEDYPYRNVIPIVAPWNKIGRKSIPVDPSKIEAIVFTNLKDSPADIAEPDEKTTAIAQHLLRFFENEVQLGRLTDRLLPLQAGIGKVANAVLTGFKDSNFYDLTMFSEVLQDSTFDLIDSGKLSFASASSITVSQECYERVLGNLSKYKDKFVLRPQNISNTPGLIRRLGVIAINTAIEFDIYGNVNSTHIGGTKIMNGIGGSGDFARNAYLSIFVTQAASKGNNISHVLPMVSHTDHTEHDVDILVTDVGLADLRGLAPRERAQKIIDNCVHPDYRKELQSYFDRACERGGHTPHLLEEAFSWHLRFSETGSMKQPIEAGVSN, encoded by the coding sequence CCGAAAACGCTGTAAAAATGATTAAAGACGGCATGACCATAGGGTCCAGCGGCTTTACAAAAGCAGGTGACAGCAAAGCCATTTTGCCGGCACTGGCTGAAAGAGGAAAAACAGAAGACCTGAAGGTCACTTTAATGACTGGGGCATCACTGGGACATGGTACAGACGGAAAACTGGCAGAAGCCAATGTCTTAAAAAAAAGAATGCCATTCCAGGTAGACCCTATTTTAAGGAACAAAATCAATAAAGGTGAAATCCTCTTCATCGATCAGCATTTAAGTGAAAGTGCTGAACTTTTACACACCAAAAATCTTCAGAGCATTGATGTAGCCGTTATAGAAGCTGCTTATATCGAAAGAGACGGAAGTATTGTTCCCACTACTTCAGTAGGGAATTCAGTAACCTTTGCCGCTTTGGCAAAAAAAGTGATCATTGAAATCAATACAGAAGTTCCTGAAGAAGTATATGGAATCCACGATATCTATCAGGCTGAAGATTATCCTTACAGAAACGTTATCCCTATTGTAGCTCCATGGAATAAAATCGGAAGAAAAAGCATCCCGGTTGATCCTAGTAAAATTGAAGCCATTGTTTTCACCAACCTGAAAGATAGTCCTGCCGATATTGCAGAGCCGGATGAAAAAACAACAGCCATCGCCCAACACCTTCTTAGATTCTTTGAAAATGAAGTTCAGTTGGGACGTCTTACGGACCGATTACTTCCTCTTCAGGCAGGAATCGGAAAAGTGGCCAATGCTGTACTTACAGGATTTAAAGACAGTAATTTCTATGACTTAACCATGTTTTCAGAAGTGCTTCAGGACAGCACTTTTGATCTGATCGATTCCGGTAAATTAAGTTTTGCATCCGCATCCTCTATTACCGTTTCTCAGGAATGCTACGAAAGAGTTTTAGGAAACCTTTCAAAATATAAAGATAAGTTTGTTTTAAGACCTCAGAATATTTCCAATACTCCAGGATTGATCAGAAGATTAGGAGTAATCGCTATCAATACTGCGATTGAATTTGATATCTATGGAAATGTAAATTCAACTCATATTGGCGGAACAAAAATCATGAACGGCATTGGAGGTTCCGGAGACTTTGCTAGAAACGCTTATTTAAGTATTTTCGTTACTCAGGCAGCTTCCAAAGGAAACAATATTTCACACGTACTGCCAATGGTTTCTCACACAGACCACACAGAACATGATGTTGATATTTTAGTTACCGATGTTGGATTGGCTGATTTAAGAGGGCTGGCACCAAGAGAAAGAGCTCAGAAAATTATTGATAACTGTGTTCATCCAGATTACAGGAAAGAATTACAGTCTTATTTTGACAGAGCCTGTGAGCGTGGAGGACATACTCCTCACTTACTGGAAGAAGCTTTCAGCTGGCATTTACGTTTCTCTGAAACCGGAAGTATGAAACAACCAATAGAGGCCGGAGTTTCCAATTAG
- a CDS encoding alpha/beta hydrolase: MQSLINNISINRFFINLFFVLLLSTSHLIYSQSFSQAPEKPEKAVRVKSTLLPEVATVSENIVYKNNKKGNPIALDIYTPKNASIGKLPVLIYVHGGGWIEGNKVVNADNYLESTVLKLMAKQYAVISINYTLLNDTTHFPLPLEDTKDAIRWVRKNADKYNFDPHNIGIFGASAGAHLSLLAAYTPDNTFLGSPDLSSYSAKVNYVVDHYGPADLNHLFHTRLGVIPVSMIGMISKKIVSLQQNLVKGLSGYDIKKDQDKAIDYLKTISPVIYAETGVPTLIVQGNKDKIVPLSQSKKLYRKLKRAKIQTSLIVIDNGVHSFSTTDKDTLDKMTDQMVDFIVSQKK; encoded by the coding sequence ATGCAATCACTTATAAATAACATATCAATCAACAGGTTTTTCATAAACCTGTTTTTTGTTCTACTTTTAAGCACTTCTCATTTAATTTATTCTCAATCATTTTCACAGGCTCCGGAGAAACCGGAGAAAGCTGTACGGGTGAAGAGTACTTTGCTTCCTGAAGTAGCAACAGTTTCCGAGAATATTGTTTACAAAAACAATAAAAAAGGCAATCCTATAGCTTTGGATATTTATACTCCTAAAAATGCCTCTATTGGTAAGCTTCCCGTATTAATCTATGTACACGGTGGCGGATGGATAGAAGGTAACAAAGTAGTCAATGCAGACAATTATTTAGAAAGTACCGTTTTAAAGCTGATGGCAAAGCAATACGCTGTCATCAGTATCAATTATACTCTTCTGAATGATACTACTCATTTTCCTCTTCCTCTTGAAGATACCAAAGACGCAATAAGATGGGTAAGAAAAAATGCAGATAAATATAACTTTGATCCCCATAATATTGGAATTTTCGGAGCTTCTGCAGGAGCACACCTTTCTCTTCTCGCTGCTTATACTCCAGATAATACTTTTCTGGGAAGTCCAGACCTTTCATCCTATTCAGCCAAGGTAAATTATGTTGTAGACCATTATGGTCCTGCCGACCTGAACCATCTTTTTCATACAAGACTGGGAGTGATTCCCGTTTCCATGATTGGAATGATTTCAAAGAAAATTGTCAGTCTGCAGCAAAATTTGGTAAAAGGTCTTTCAGGATACGATATTAAAAAAGATCAGGATAAAGCCATAGATTATTTAAAAACAATTTCCCCTGTCATCTATGCAGAAACCGGCGTTCCTACTTTAATCGTTCAGGGAAATAAAGATAAGATAGTTCCTTTGAGCCAATCTAAAAAATTATACAGGAAGCTCAAAAGAGCAAAAATTCAGACTTCTTTAATAGTCATTGATAATGGAGTGCATAGCTTTTCTACGACTGATAAAGACACTCTGGATAAAATGACAGACCAAATGGTAGATTTTATCGTTTCACAGAAAAAATAA
- a CDS encoding flavin reductase family protein, with translation MKTVIPSELPPVQLQTIMQTAVSPRPIALASTVDKDGNSNLSPFSFFNMFSTVPPILIFSPSRRVRDNTTKHTLENVLEVPEVVIGTVNFPIVQQISLASTEYETGVNEFVKSGLTMKDADLVQPKLIEECPVNFECKVLEVKPLGEQGGAGNLVICEVQKIHIREEYLNETGNLDQQKLDMVARLGSNWYSRSNENSLFEVPKPLVTKGIGFDLLPDAIKYSKIFTGNDLGMLANVEVLPTGEYYSDENIHQDAQKLLLESRIEEAWKILIK, from the coding sequence ATGAAAACAGTAATACCCTCCGAACTACCCCCCGTACAGCTTCAAACCATAATGCAGACGGCCGTTTCACCACGTCCCATTGCATTGGCCTCTACGGTGGATAAAGACGGTAACAGTAATTTATCTCCATTCAGCTTTTTCAATATGTTCAGTACGGTTCCCCCGATCCTGATCTTCTCTCCCTCAAGGAGAGTGCGTGACAATACCACGAAACATACGCTTGAAAATGTATTGGAAGTACCAGAAGTAGTGATAGGAACCGTAAACTTTCCTATTGTACAGCAGATCTCTTTAGCTTCTACAGAATATGAAACCGGAGTAAACGAGTTTGTAAAGTCTGGCCTTACGATGAAAGATGCTGATCTTGTACAACCTAAACTGATTGAAGAATGCCCGGTGAACTTTGAATGTAAAGTTTTAGAGGTAAAACCTTTGGGTGAACAGGGCGGAGCGGGCAATCTTGTAATCTGTGAAGTTCAGAAAATCCACATCCGTGAAGAATATTTGAATGAAACCGGAAATTTAGATCAGCAAAAACTGGATATGGTAGCCCGTTTAGGCAGCAACTGGTATTCCAGAAGCAATGAAAACAGTCTTTTTGAAGTCCCTAAACCTTTGGTCACCAAAGGGATTGGTTTTGATCTTTTGCCCGATGCTATCAAGTATAGTAAAATATTTACAGGAAATGATCTGGGAATGCTTGCGAATGTTGAGGTTTTACCTACCGGAGAATACTATTCGGATGAAAATATTCATCAGGATGCTCAAAAGCTATTGTTGGAAAGTAGAATTGAAGAGGCTTGGAAGATTTTAATTAAATAA
- a CDS encoding HipA family kinase has translation MQNLRTVTVMRYILPLREGGSLPALAEADDDFKYVLKFRGAGHGVKMLISEFIGGKITEALGLKIPELVLINLDADFGRTEADEEIQDLLKSSEGLNLGLHYLSGSITYDPGIKIDPLLASKVVWLDAFITNIDRTFKNTNMLMWHKELWIIDNGASFYFHHSWQNFDAAAKTPFKYVKDHVLLPKANKLDEADKFAHEVLNEALFRDIVNGIPEDWLHWNDADESPEEIREVYFQFLKTRFENSQIFLNEAKNARG, from the coding sequence ATGCAGAATTTAAGAACAGTAACGGTGATGCGTTACATTCTGCCATTGAGAGAGGGAGGATCACTTCCCGCCCTGGCAGAAGCTGATGATGACTTTAAATATGTTTTAAAATTCCGTGGCGCAGGTCATGGAGTTAAAATGCTGATCTCAGAATTTATTGGTGGAAAGATTACAGAAGCTTTAGGATTAAAGATTCCTGAACTTGTATTGATTAATCTTGATGCAGATTTTGGCCGAACAGAAGCTGATGAAGAAATACAGGATTTATTAAAATCTTCTGAAGGATTAAATCTTGGTTTACATTATTTATCCGGTTCCATCACTTATGATCCGGGAATAAAGATTGATCCGCTTTTAGCTTCAAAAGTAGTATGGCTGGATGCTTTTATTACCAATATTGACCGTACTTTTAAGAATACGAATATGCTGATGTGGCATAAGGAGCTTTGGATTATTGATAATGGAGCTTCGTTCTATTTTCACCACTCATGGCAAAATTTTGATGCTGCTGCAAAAACGCCATTCAAATATGTGAAAGACCATGTTCTTCTTCCTAAGGCCAATAAGCTGGATGAAGCAGATAAGTTCGCTCATGAAGTACTGAATGAAGCTCTTTTCAGAGATATCGTCAATGGTATTCCTGAAGACTGGCTACACTGGAACGATGCGGATGAAAGTCCTGAAGAGATTCGTGAAGTTTATTTTCAGTTCCTGAAGACCCGATTCGAAAATTCTCAAATCTTTTTAAACGAAGCTAAAAATGCAAGAGGATAA